The Thamnophis elegans isolate rThaEle1 chromosome Z, rThaEle1.pri, whole genome shotgun sequence genome contains a region encoding:
- the MIEN1 gene encoding migration and invasion enhancer 1 isoform X1 produces MPLIPKKDDTQTVPIIFVNSSVSCEPCFSAIFKMINSKPCGFEPAYLELASAVKEEYPDVEIESRLGDTGTFEIEINGQLIFSKLENGGFPYEKDLIEAIRRASRRAT; encoded by the exons ATG CCACTCATTCCAAAGAAAGATGATACACAAACAGTACCTATAATCTTTGTGAATTCTTCAGTTTCATGTGAACCATGTTTTAGTGCCATTTTCAAAATGATAAACAG CAAGCCCTGTGGCTTTGAACCTGCCTACCTAGAGCTGGCAAGTGCTGTAAAAGAAGAGTACCCTGATGTGGAGATCGAATCCCGTCTTGGAGACACAG gtacctttgaaatagaaataaatggacAATTGATCTTCTCCAAACTTGAGAATGGAGGATTCCCTTATGAGAAAGAT CTCATTGAAGCCATTCGAAGGGCTAGCAGGAGAGCCACTTGA
- the MIEN1 gene encoding migration and invasion enhancer 1 isoform X2, translating to MFIKPCGFEPAYLELASAVKEEYPDVEIESRLGDTGTFEIEINGQLIFSKLENGGFPYEKDLIEAIRRASRRAT from the exons ATGTTTAT CAAGCCCTGTGGCTTTGAACCTGCCTACCTAGAGCTGGCAAGTGCTGTAAAAGAAGAGTACCCTGATGTGGAGATCGAATCCCGTCTTGGAGACACAG gtacctttgaaatagaaataaatggacAATTGATCTTCTCCAAACTTGAGAATGGAGGATTCCCTTATGAGAAAGAT CTCATTGAAGCCATTCGAAGGGCTAGCAGGAGAGCCACTTGA